One part of the Nitrosophilus kaiyonis genome encodes these proteins:
- a CDS encoding acylphosphatase, translating into MKTYRFIVSGKVQGVWYRKFTKETADSMGISGYVRNLKNGNVEVVATMKKEQFNDFLSALMKGPPLAIVNNIDIEELNEKYDGEFEIIR; encoded by the coding sequence ATGAAAACATATAGATTTATTGTAAGTGGAAAAGTACAAGGAGTCTGGTATAGAAAGTTTACTAAAGAAACTGCTGATTCTATGGGGATTAGCGGATATGTGAGAAATTTAAAAAATGGAAATGTTGAAGTAGTTGCAACAATGAAAAAAGAGCAATTTAATGACTTTTTGTCTGCTTTAATGAAAGGTCCTCCACTTGCAATTGTTAATAATATAGATATCGAAGAATTAAATGAAAAATATGATGGCGAATTTGAAATTATTAGATAA
- a CDS encoding UDP-N-acetylmuramoyl-tripeptide--D-alanyl-D-alanine ligase has translation MVKIFHFIEHIIFILSLGYYFILNLQWYNYKIDRVLLHHHRPSQHIYLFLLPFFLYIAFRELFLPFLLIYILYLYFWQKKLDKKLVFTARVKRFFLILVFFAFFIDILCIAKFNCKIFPTLLPLILAFIVSNLIEKFLFTAYKSEAAKKLKEIDPSIIGVTASYGKTSIKNFLFQILSQKYNTYATPRSVNTLGGIIKDINQDLPKNTQIYIVEAGARERGDIYEIASFLNPQYVVIGKLGPQHIEYFKTMENIIATKLELLSSNRLKKAFLYDEIPVKDKENFVKFGKNINNLKSSLDGISFDLEIDNKLYHFEAPVLGAFNAINITAAIMVALEFGFSIENLQKIVKNLKSVEHRLQKIESNGKIIIDDSFNGNFEGMISSYELVKNYPKRKVIVTPGIVESTKEANEKLARKIDEVFDLVIITGKINREILDKNINRAKKIVLEDKSKLQEVLAQNTKPGDLILFSNDTPAYL, from the coding sequence ATGGTAAAAATATTTCATTTTATTGAGCATATAATATTTATTTTGTCACTTGGATACTATTTTATTTTAAATCTTCAATGGTATAACTATAAAATAGATAGAGTTTTATTACATCATCACAGACCCTCTCAGCATATTTATCTTTTCTTATTGCCATTTTTTTTATATATAGCCTTTAGAGAGCTTTTTTTACCATTTTTATTAATTTATATTCTATATTTATATTTTTGGCAGAAAAAACTGGATAAAAAGTTGGTATTTACTGCAAGAGTAAAAAGATTTTTTTTAATTTTAGTATTTTTTGCATTTTTTATAGATATTTTATGTATTGCAAAATTTAATTGTAAAATTTTTCCAACTCTACTTCCTTTGATTTTGGCTTTTATAGTTTCAAACTTAATAGAAAAATTTTTATTTACTGCATATAAAAGCGAAGCTGCTAAAAAATTAAAAGAGATAGACCCTTCTATTATCGGAGTAACAGCAAGTTATGGAAAAACAAGTATAAAAAATTTTTTATTTCAAATATTATCTCAAAAATATAATACATATGCAACTCCAAGAAGTGTAAATACATTAGGAGGAATTATAAAAGATATCAATCAAGACCTTCCTAAAAACACTCAAATATACATAGTGGAAGCAGGAGCAAGAGAGAGAGGAGATATCTATGAGATAGCTTCATTTTTAAATCCTCAATATGTAGTTATAGGAAAATTGGGACCTCAACATATTGAATATTTCAAAACTATGGAAAATATTATTGCAACAAAACTTGAGCTTTTGTCTTCAAATAGACTTAAAAAAGCATTTTTATATGATGAAATACCAGTAAAAGATAAAGAAAATTTTGTAAAGTTTGGGAAGAATATAAATAATTTAAAAAGTAGTCTTGATGGAATTAGTTTTGATTTAGAAATTGATAATAAACTCTACCATTTTGAAGCTCCTGTTCTTGGAGCATTTAATGCTATAAATATTACTGCTGCTATTATGGTTGCTTTGGAGTTTGGCTTTAGTATCGAAAATCTGCAAAAAATAGTAAAAAATTTAAAATCTGTAGAGCATAGGCTTCAAAAAATAGAGTCTAATGGTAAAATAATTATTGATGATAGTTTCAATGGAAATTTTGAGGGGATGATAAGCTCATATGAACTTGTAAAAAATTACCCAAAAAGAAAGGTAATTGTAACGCCAGGCATTGTTGAAAGTACAAAAGAGGCAAATGAAAAACTTGCAAGAAAAATTGATGAAGTTTTTGATTTAGTCATAATAACAGGAAAAATAAATAGAGAAATTTTGGATAAAAATATTAATAGAGCTAAAAAAATAGTCTTAGAAGATAAATCAAAACTACAAGAAGTTTTAGCCCAAAACACAAAGCCTGGTGATTTGATACTTTTTAGCAACGATACGCCGGCATATTTGTAA
- a CDS encoding TRAP transporter large permease subunit — MNRISLFFDNINKFFGSISAFAAIFLAFLVFYDAFMRYLFHLGSIALQELEWHFFDITFLFALGYTLKHDKHVRVDIFYEKFSNKTKEYINILDNLFLIIPFSLIIAYYSFDFTMQSFLQHEASGDPGGLCCRYIIKSAIFIGSILLLIQSISEIIKSYEKVKNLKFIIISLIVFYIFIYIFTSDYYFVINPSILMFIVSLIFLMLGFRVAFVFGMVAVLFAIIDYDLSLEIFKMLPMRIYGIMQNFTLMAVPLFILMGLILEKSNLAKNLLENLGAAFGEIRGGLAASIVIVGAILAAATGIVGASVVMMSIISLPIMLKYGYSRSLASGTIAASGTLGQIIPPSIVLIILGDVMNISVGDLFKAAIVPGLLLVVLYLIYIFSYSFIKKDAAPPVKIEKEISKKDILYSIIPPFLLIFAVLGSIFAGIATPTESAAMGVIGALILSILNKSFSFSMLRYVSIETVKLTAMIFMILIGATAFSLVFNEFGGGELVHQFFSQDIGSKWAFIFIAMLAIFLLGFFVDFVEISFIVVPLFVPIIKTFGIDPIWFAILIAMNLQASFLTPPFGFSLFYLKGAAGKLVTTKDIYKGVIPFIILQLIALLILIFFPNIINLTL, encoded by the coding sequence GTGAATAGGATTTCTTTATTTTTTGATAATATCAATAAATTTTTTGGCTCAATTAGTGCCTTTGCAGCAATATTTTTAGCTTTTTTAGTATTTTATGATGCTTTTATGAGATATCTTTTCCATTTAGGTTCAATTGCACTTCAAGAGCTTGAGTGGCATTTTTTTGATATTACATTTCTTTTTGCTCTTGGCTATACTTTAAAACATGATAAACATGTGAGAGTTGATATATTTTATGAGAAATTTTCAAATAAAACAAAAGAGTATATCAACATTTTAGACAATCTATTTTTAATAATTCCATTTTCTTTGATTATTGCCTATTATAGTTTTGATTTTACAATGCAAAGTTTTTTACAACATGAAGCATCTGGTGATCCTGGAGGGCTTTGCTGTAGATATATAATAAAATCTGCAATTTTCATAGGTTCAATTCTTTTATTGATACAATCAATTTCAGAAATAATTAAATCATACGAAAAAGTAAAAAATCTAAAATTTATAATAATCTCTTTAATTGTTTTTTATATTTTTATATATATTTTTACATCTGATTACTATTTTGTTATAAATCCTTCAATTTTAATGTTTATAGTATCATTAATTTTTTTAATGCTTGGATTTAGAGTGGCATTTGTTTTTGGAATGGTTGCAGTTTTGTTTGCTATTATTGATTATGATCTTTCTTTAGAGATATTTAAAATGCTTCCTATGAGAATATATGGGATAATGCAAAATTTTACTTTAATGGCGGTTCCTCTTTTTATATTGATGGGGCTTATTTTAGAAAAGAGTAACCTTGCAAAAAATCTTCTTGAAAATCTTGGGGCAGCTTTTGGTGAAATAAGAGGGGGCTTAGCAGCAAGTATTGTAATAGTTGGAGCTATACTTGCTGCAGCAACAGGAATTGTTGGTGCAAGTGTTGTAATGATGAGTATTATAAGTCTTCCTATAATGCTAAAATATGGATATAGTCGCTCTTTAGCATCAGGAACAATTGCAGCTAGTGGAACACTTGGTCAAATTATACCTCCATCTATTGTTTTGATTATTTTGGGTGATGTTATGAATATAAGTGTAGGGGATTTATTTAAAGCTGCAATTGTTCCAGGACTGCTTTTAGTAGTTCTTTATCTAATTTATATATTTTCATACTCTTTTATAAAAAAAGATGCTGCGCCTCCAGTTAAAATTGAAAAAGAGATTTCAAAAAAAGATATTTTATATTCAATAATTCCTCCATTTTTACTTATTTTTGCAGTTCTTGGCTCCATCTTTGCCGGAATTGCTACACCAACTGAATCAGCAGCTATGGGTGTGATAGGTGCTCTGATTTTATCGATATTAAATAAGAGTTTTTCTTTTTCAATGCTTAGATATGTTTCTATTGAAACAGTCAAATTAACAGCAATGATTTTTATGATATTAATAGGTGCAACTGCATTTAGTCTTGTATTTAATGAGTTTGGAGGTGGCGAACTTGTCCATCAGTTTTTCTCACAAGATATTGGAAGTAAATGGGCTTTTATATTTATTGCAATGTTAGCTATATTTTTACTTGGCTTTTTTGTTGATTTTGTTGAAATCTCTTTTATTGTAGTTCCACTGTTTGTACCAATTATCAAAACATTTGGTATTGATCCTATATGGTTTGCAATTTTAATAGCTATGAATTTACAGGCAAGTTTTTTAACTCCACCTTTTGGATTTTCTCTATTTTATCTAAAAGGAGCAGCTGGAAAACTTGTAACAACAAAAGATATATACAAAGGTGTAATTCCTTTTATTATTTTGCAATTGATAGCTCTTTTAATATTGATATTTTTTCCAAATATTATAAACTTAACTTTATAA
- a CDS encoding HIT family protein, which yields MYDILYAPWRSEYITNEKIEGCVFCHISKNPNLDEKHHVLYRDEKCFIVMNKYPYTPGHFMIIPHIHIDNLENLDKEIWLRMNELAQKGVKLLKEKFKAEGVNIGMNLGAAAGAGIAEHIHLHLVPRWQRDTNFITSIANTRVYSTDFEKVYKKLKEFSGEYFEG from the coding sequence ATGTATGATATTTTATATGCCCCTTGGAGAAGCGAATATATAACAAATGAAAAAATAGAGGGTTGCGTTTTTTGCCATATAAGTAAAAATCCAAATCTTGATGAAAAACATCATGTTTTATACAGAGATGAAAAATGTTTTATCGTTATGAATAAATACCCATATACTCCTGGCCATTTTATGATAATACCTCATATTCATATAGATAATCTTGAAAATTTGGATAAAGAGATATGGCTTAGAATGAATGAGCTTGCTCAAAAAGGGGTTAAACTTTTAAAAGAGAAATTTAAAGCTGAAGGTGTTAATATAGGAATGAATCTTGGAGCAGCAGCGGGCGCTGGAATTGCTGAGCATATTCATTTGCACCTTGTTCCAAGATGGCAAAGGGATACTAACTTTATCACATCTATTGCAAATACAAGAGTTTATAGTACAGATTTTGAAAAAGTTTATAAAAAATTAAAAGAGTTTTCAGGAGAATATTTTGAAGGGTAG
- a CDS encoding nucleotide pyrophosphohydrolase encodes MKGSLYELQKILDNFVKERDWEKYHTPKNLSMSIAIEAAELMEHFQWCDKKPDEFSEDERKEIGEEMADVLHFLLRLSSVLDIDLYEASIKKIEKNRKRFPIEYAKSMKKSGC; translated from the coding sequence TTGAAGGGTAGTTTATATGAACTTCAAAAAATTTTAGATAATTTTGTTAAAGAAAGAGATTGGGAAAAGTATCATACTCCAAAAAATCTTTCAATGAGTATTGCAATAGAAGCAGCTGAATTAATGGAGCATTTTCAATGGTGTGATAAAAAGCCAGATGAATTTAGCGAAGATGAAAGAAAAGAGATTGGCGAAGAGATGGCAGATGTACTTCATTTTTTATTAAGACTCTCTTCTGTATTAGATATTGATCTTTATGAAGCCTCAATTAAAAAAATAGAAAAAAACAGAAAAAGGTTTCCTATAGAGTATGCAAAAAGTATGAAAAAAAGCGGATGTTAA
- a CDS encoding pyridoxal phosphate-dependent aminotransferase: MKRLKNLTPFIVMDIVKEASKFNDTIHFEIGQPDISPSPKVIEAAQTAIKNKNFSYTQTEGLEILREKIALHYKKVYDVKINPENILITPGTSGAFLLAYSLLLDINERIGFADPGYPSYKNFAYMLGIEPVFINVDKDSNYCITKDILKKYKIDALQISNPSNPTGNIYEDNSLKDLCRYCELNGINLISDELYHGLVYDKNVQTALKYNKNAIIINGFSKYFCMPGFRIGWIIVPDNLKRKAVMLAQNIFISAPTISQYAAVEAFDYEYLKFVNETFKKRRDFLYNELKNIFTINKFPDGAFYIWADISKYSNNSFEFSKFLLEKIHVAVTPGTDFGKNETKKYIRFSYTRDLKHLEEGVKRLTSLLC; the protein is encoded by the coding sequence ATGAAAAGATTAAAAAATCTAACACCTTTTATTGTTATGGATATTGTAAAAGAGGCAAGCAAATTTAATGATACTATTCATTTTGAGATTGGTCAACCAGATATCTCTCCATCTCCAAAAGTTATAGAAGCTGCTCAAACAGCTATAAAAAATAAAAATTTCTCATATACACAAACAGAAGGCTTGGAAATTTTAAGAGAAAAAATAGCTTTGCATTATAAAAAAGTTTATGATGTAAAAATAAACCCAGAAAATATTTTAATCACACCTGGAACAAGTGGGGCTTTTTTGCTCGCATACTCTTTGCTTTTAGATATAAATGAAAGAATAGGATTTGCAGATCCAGGTTACCCTTCCTATAAAAATTTTGCATATATGCTTGGAATTGAGCCAGTTTTTATAAATGTTGATAAAGATAGCAACTATTGCATAACCAAAGATATTTTAAAAAAATATAAAATTGATGCTCTTCAAATTTCAAATCCCTCAAATCCAACAGGAAATATATATGAAGATAACAGTTTAAAAGATTTATGCAGATATTGTGAATTAAATGGGATTAATCTTATAAGCGATGAGCTATATCACGGTTTAGTATATGATAAAAATGTTCAAACAGCATTAAAATATAATAAAAATGCAATCATTATAAACGGCTTTTCAAAATATTTTTGTATGCCAGGATTTAGAATAGGATGGATTATCGTTCCAGATAATTTAAAAAGAAAAGCTGTTATGCTTGCACAAAATATTTTCATTTCAGCGCCTACAATAAGTCAATATGCAGCAGTTGAAGCTTTTGATTATGAATATTTAAAATTTGTGAATGAAACTTTTAAAAAAAGAAGAGATTTTCTATATAATGAATTAAAAAATATTTTTACAATTAACAAATTTCCTGATGGAGCATTTTATATCTGGGCAGATATATCAAAATATAGCAATAACAGTTTTGAGTTTTCAAAATTTCTGTTGGAAAAGATTCATGTTGCAGTTACACCTGGTACAGATTTTGGGAAAAACGAAACTAAAAAATATATAAGATTTTCATATACAAGAGATTTAAAGCATTTAGAAGAGGGAGTGAAAAGATTAACCTCACTCCTTTGCTAA
- a CDS encoding MTH1187 family thiamine-binding protein → MSVLMEIAMFPTDVGESKSRYVAEVLKVIKDSGFEYQLTPMATIIEADNIKELTDLIPKMYEALEKMGVGRVYSVVKFDIRPGKKDRLKQKVKSVEKRLNIG, encoded by the coding sequence ATGAGTGTTTTAATGGAAATTGCAATGTTTCCAACCGATGTTGGCGAGAGTAAAAGCAGATATGTTGCTGAGGTTTTAAAAGTTATAAAAGATAGTGGATTTGAGTATCAATTAACCCCAATGGCTACAATAATAGAGGCTGATAATATTAAAGAGCTAACAGATTTAATTCCAAAAATGTATGAAGCATTAGAGAAGATGGGAGTAGGGCGAGTTTATAGTGTAGTAAAATTTGATATAAGACCTGGAAAAAAAGATAGATTAAAACAAAAAGTTAAATCGGTTGAGAAAAGATTGAATATAGGTTAG
- the pdxA gene encoding 4-hydroxythreonine-4-phosphate dehydrogenase, translated as MQEKPTIAISIGDINGIGIEIALKAHEKIKKFCKPLYFINDNMLKKASKLLNIEIPKDFETEYIPGDFEIKPGKVDKDSGKFSFESFKTATIMTKNGICEALVTLPIHKKAWEKAGIKYKGHTDFLRDFFKKDAIMMLGCEELFVALFTEHIPLKDVPKNIKTKKLKNFLLNFYLSLITRNSSLKIPVLALNPHAGDNGVLGNEEKKIKKAIKKANKNIKRDVFIGPIVPDIAFIPKMREKYKIYVAMYHDQGLIPLKALYFEESINISLNLPIIRTSVDHGTAFDIAYKKDREINLKSYINAVKYAVNMVKE; from the coding sequence GTGCAAGAAAAACCAACCATTGCAATAAGCATAGGAGATATCAACGGAATAGGAATAGAAATAGCGCTAAAAGCTCATGAAAAAATTAAAAAATTTTGCAAACCACTCTATTTTATAAATGATAATATGCTAAAAAAAGCATCAAAATTACTAAATATAGAGATTCCAAAAGATTTTGAAACAGAATATATTCCAGGAGATTTTGAAATAAAACCTGGAAAAGTTGATAAAGATAGTGGAAAATTTAGTTTTGAGAGTTTTAAAACAGCTACAATTATGACAAAAAATGGTATATGTGAAGCTTTAGTAACTCTTCCTATTCATAAAAAAGCATGGGAAAAAGCTGGCATAAAATATAAAGGCCATACAGATTTTTTGAGAGATTTTTTCAAAAAAGATGCAATTATGATGCTTGGATGTGAAGAGCTTTTTGTAGCACTATTTACAGAGCATATTCCATTAAAAGATGTTCCTAAAAATATAAAAACAAAAAAACTTAAAAATTTTCTTTTAAATTTTTACTTATCACTCATCACTCGTAACTCATCACTTAAAATTCCAGTACTTGCTCTAAATCCACATGCAGGAGACAATGGAGTTTTAGGAAATGAAGAGAAAAAAATAAAAAAAGCTATAAAAAAAGCCAATAAAAATATAAAAAGAGATGTTTTTATAGGTCCAATAGTTCCAGATATTGCATTTATTCCAAAAATGAGAGAAAAATATAAAATCTATGTAGCTATGTATCATGACCAAGGGCTTATACCTTTAAAAGCTTTATATTTTGAAGAAAGCATCAATATATCTTTAAATCTTCCAATTATTAGAACATCTGTTGATCATGGAACTGCATTTGATATAGCTTATAAAAAAGATAGAGAGATAAATCTTAAAAGCTATATCAATGCAGTTAAGTATGCTGTTAATATGGTAAAGGAATAA
- a CDS encoding pyridoxine 5'-phosphate synthase, giving the protein MKLGVNIDHIAVLREARRINDPDPVDALSIAKRAGADQITIHLREDRRHINDDDAKKIIELSHLPVNMECSTDDEIIDIICSLKPHRATLVPEKREEVTTEGGLDVIKYFDKISDVVKKLKDNEIDVSLFIDPDFEIIAACVDTEADMIELHTGKYANIYAMLYSNLKYTHNSIKDLELSRAELRDKLSMAIGDIENSAIYANKAGLLVAAGHGLNYQNVESIVDISSIVELNIGQSIIARSIWVGLENAIKEMVQLIKR; this is encoded by the coding sequence ATGAAACTTGGTGTCAATATAGATCATATTGCAGTTTTAAGAGAAGCAAGACGTATAAATGATCCAGATCCAGTTGATGCGCTCTCTATTGCCAAAAGAGCCGGAGCTGATCAGATTACTATTCATTTAAGAGAAGATAGAAGACATATAAATGACGATGATGCAAAAAAGATTATTGAATTATCGCATCTGCCTGTAAATATGGAGTGCTCAACAGATGATGAAATAATTGATATTATCTGTTCGCTTAAACCTCATAGAGCTACATTAGTTCCTGAAAAAAGAGAAGAAGTAACTACTGAAGGCGGTCTTGATGTAATTAAATATTTTGACAAAATTAGTGATGTTGTTAAAAAATTAAAAGATAATGAAATTGATGTATCTTTATTTATTGATCCTGATTTTGAAATAATAGCAGCCTGTGTTGACACAGAGGCTGATATGATTGAACTTCACACTGGAAAATATGCAAATATTTATGCAATGCTATATAGCAATCTTAAATATACTCACAACTCTATAAAAGATTTAGAGCTAAGTAGAGCAGAATTAAGAGACAAACTATCTATGGCAATAGGTGATATTGAAAATTCTGCTATATATGCAAATAAAGCTGGGCTTCTTGTTGCAGCAGGTCACGGTCTAAATTATCAAAATGTAGAATCCATTGTAGATATTTCTAGTATAGTTGAACTAAACATTGGACAAAGCATTATCGCAAGAAGCATTTGGGTTGGACTTGAAAATGCTATAAAAGAGATGGTGCAATTAATAAAAAGGTAA
- the tgt gene encoding tRNA guanosine(34) transglycosylase Tgt, with translation MEFKIDAIDKNARACTIKTAHSTIKTPIFMPVGTAASVKALDSIDMLDILNTQIILANTYHLYLRPGDEIVAKLGGLHGFTKYNRSFLTDSGGFQAFSLSDISKADENGIEFKSHIDGSRHYFTPKKVLDIQYNLKSDIMMILDDLIALPATKERLALSVKRTTKWAIESINYHKKMQNQGKGLNQNIFAIIQGGIDFEYRKISATELTSLDFDGFAIGGLSVGEENQAMYDTVEFTTKFMPKEKPRYLMGVGTPEDIIESIDRGVDMFDCVMPTRNARNGTIFTSFGRINIKAAKYKLDNNPIDENCNCYTCKNYTRAYLNHLFRAKELTYYRLASIHNLHYYLNLVKEAREAIIEKRFDKFKKDFYDRRQK, from the coding sequence TTGGAATTTAAAATTGATGCAATTGACAAAAATGCAAGAGCTTGTACAATAAAAACAGCACACTCTACTATTAAAACTCCTATCTTTATGCCAGTAGGAACAGCTGCAAGCGTAAAAGCTCTTGATTCTATAGATATGCTTGATATTTTAAATACTCAAATTATTCTAGCAAATACATACCATCTATATCTACGACCAGGAGATGAGATAGTAGCAAAGCTTGGAGGACTTCATGGTTTTACTAAATATAATAGAAGTTTTTTAACAGATAGCGGAGGATTTCAGGCATTTAGCTTAAGCGATATATCTAAAGCTGATGAAAATGGAATAGAGTTTAAAAGTCATATTGATGGAAGCAGACACTATTTTACCCCAAAAAAAGTTCTTGATATTCAATATAATTTAAAAAGCGATATTATGATGATTCTTGATGATTTAATAGCTCTTCCTGCAACTAAAGAGAGATTAGCTCTATCTGTTAAGAGAACAACAAAATGGGCAATTGAATCGATAAATTATCATAAAAAAATGCAAAATCAAGGTAAAGGCTTAAATCAAAATATTTTTGCCATTATACAAGGTGGAATCGATTTTGAATATAGAAAAATAAGTGCAACAGAGTTAACCTCTCTCGATTTTGATGGATTTGCAATTGGGGGTTTGAGTGTTGGAGAAGAAAACCAAGCTATGTATGATACAGTTGAGTTTACAACAAAGTTTATGCCAAAAGAAAAGCCAAGATATTTAATGGGAGTAGGAACACCAGAAGATATTATTGAGTCTATAGATAGAGGTGTAGATATGTTTGATTGTGTTATGCCTACAAGAAATGCAAGAAATGGCACAATTTTTACCTCTTTTGGAAGAATAAATATAAAAGCTGCAAAATATAAATTAGATAATAATCCAATTGATGAAAATTGTAACTGTTATACCTGTAAAAACTATACAAGAGCATATTTAAATCATCTATTTAGAGCAAAAGAGTTAACATATTATAGATTAGCCTCTATTCATAATTTACACTATTATCTTAATTTAGTAAAAGAGGCAAGAGAGGCTATAATTGAAAAAAGATTTGATAAATTTAAAAAAGATTTTTATGATAGGAGACAAAAATGA
- a CDS encoding COG3400 family protein: MKNILILADGIVAKHFLERVVQNYVTDNEYFVVYYDEKILPEIKTENFRFFKFDPTSFVKLSLLFDEKFSQVMIVMGNKIDTIASYENIRRLDLNISIVIYDKWDLDINDQNVILLNANEILSNRLMDYLPNVPIIAQNVGLGLGEIMEVLVPFGSTYVYRHIGSIEQKNWKIAAIYRNNRLILPDPKIMIWPNDLLLIIGEPKVLKNIYKSIKREIGQFPIPYGTNIYLFINMETQKNSEIEKSLHDALWLHKILKDKKLIIRVINPTSVKLLDKIKSKESKSVEIRIDYTLNNDENVIQRDINNYKIGLITLYNTLFENRKIRKLLYNLKIPVFTFSSSSIENLKESAILLTKNKDLEQISSTIFDISVQLQLDLVLYDVDPESEDKSDIIEHYENLASIFSKKIKIVKSKNNPIRELLKEENLLEFLPFNKKMLKSNLLRIFSTDPEALYFKLKKFHQIFIPIG, from the coding sequence TTGAAAAATATTCTAATTCTTGCTGATGGTATTGTAGCAAAACATTTTTTAGAAAGAGTAGTCCAAAATTATGTAACTGATAATGAATATTTTGTGGTCTATTATGATGAAAAGATTTTACCTGAAATAAAGACTGAAAATTTTAGATTTTTTAAATTTGATCCAACTAGTTTTGTAAAGCTTTCATTACTTTTTGATGAAAAATTTTCCCAAGTTATGATTGTAATGGGAAATAAAATTGACACCATTGCTTCATATGAAAATATAAGAAGATTAGATTTAAATATTAGCATTGTTATATATGATAAATGGGATTTAGATATCAATGATCAAAATGTAATTTTGCTAAATGCTAATGAGATACTATCAAATAGATTGATGGACTATCTGCCAAATGTACCTATTATTGCCCAAAATGTTGGTCTTGGACTTGGTGAAATAATGGAAGTTTTAGTTCCATTTGGAAGTACCTATGTTTATAGACACATTGGATCAATTGAACAAAAAAATTGGAAAATTGCAGCTATTTATAGAAATAATAGATTGATTCTACCAGATCCAAAAATTATGATTTGGCCAAATGATCTTTTACTAATAATAGGTGAGCCAAAAGTATTAAAAAATATATATAAATCTATAAAAAGAGAGATAGGTCAATTTCCAATACCATATGGTACAAATATCTATCTATTTATCAATATGGAAACACAAAAAAATAGTGAAATTGAAAAATCTTTACACGATGCTTTATGGCTCCATAAAATCTTAAAAGATAAAAAGCTAATTATTAGAGTTATTAATCCAACTTCAGTAAAATTATTAGATAAAATTAAAAGCAAAGAGTCAAAAAGTGTAGAAATAAGAATAGATTATACTTTAAATAATGATGAAAATGTTATTCAAAGAGATATAAATAACTATAAAATTGGATTAATAACTTTATACAATACTTTATTTGAAAATAGAAAAATAAGAAAACTGCTATATAATCTAAAAATTCCTGTTTTTACATTTTCATCATCTTCTATAGAAAATCTAAAAGAATCAGCCATTTTATTAACAAAAAACAAAGATTTAGAACAAATTTCATCAACTATTTTTGATATCTCTGTACAGCTTCAATTAGATCTTGTATTATATGATGTCGATCCGGAAAGTGAGGACAAAAGCGATATAATTGAGCATTATGAAAATCTTGCTTCTATATTTTCAAAAAAGATTAAAATAGTAAAATCAAAAAATAATCCTATTAGAGAACTTTTAAAAGAGGAAAATTTACTTGAATTTCTACCTTTTAATAAAAAAATGTTAAAAAGTAATCTTTTAAGAATTTTCAGTACAGATCCAGAAGCTTTATACTTTAAACTTAAAAAGTTTCATCAGATATTTATTCCAATAGGTTAA